The Lysobacter gummosus genome includes a region encoding these proteins:
- a CDS encoding HlyD family secretion protein has protein sequence MKRLWAALLLASSLPAAAAPLRVDGEVYARRTSALMPPSVERMWQFNITQLATDGAPVKRGQQVISFDSSDVIKQLTEKQSQLKEKHSELEKLDLELAERQRSERLATSEAQAALDKAQRKTQQPAELIAGIEYRKLVVARAQMERKMALAQRRETLSAEQRRQERRLLAAERAQLQADVDRLQRSLGALNVIAPRDGLMMHRSNFEGEKYDVGSQVWVGQTVAEIPDMSTLAVRAELPERDLQKVSVGAPVRIVVEGGAGSVLRGHIASVGRAVRSKSQVQPVPVLDLDVQLDDPRAPLRPGQAVRVEIAAPVAAKGVAR, from the coding sequence ATGAAGCGCCTGTGGGCGGCGTTGTTGCTGGCATCGAGCCTGCCGGCCGCGGCCGCGCCGCTGCGCGTGGACGGCGAGGTCTATGCGCGGCGCACTTCGGCGCTGATGCCGCCGAGCGTGGAGCGCATGTGGCAGTTCAACATCACCCAGCTCGCCACCGACGGCGCGCCGGTCAAGCGCGGCCAGCAGGTGATCAGCTTCGACAGCAGCGACGTGATCAAGCAGCTCACCGAGAAGCAAAGCCAGCTCAAGGAAAAACACAGCGAGCTGGAAAAACTCGACCTGGAGCTGGCCGAACGCCAACGCAGCGAGCGCCTGGCCACCTCCGAGGCGCAGGCGGCTCTGGATAAAGCTCAGCGCAAGACCCAGCAGCCGGCCGAGCTGATCGCCGGCATCGAGTACCGCAAGCTGGTGGTCGCGCGCGCGCAGATGGAACGCAAGATGGCGCTGGCGCAGCGGCGCGAAACATTGTCGGCCGAGCAGCGCCGGCAGGAACGCCGCCTGCTCGCGGCCGAACGCGCGCAACTGCAGGCCGACGTCGATCGTCTGCAGCGCTCGCTGGGCGCCTTGAACGTGATCGCGCCGCGCGACGGCCTGATGATGCATCGCAGTAATTTCGAAGGCGAGAAATACGACGTGGGCTCGCAAGTCTGGGTCGGCCAGACCGTGGCGGAGATTCCCGACATGAGCACGCTGGCGGTGCGCGCCGAATTGCCCGAGCGCGATCTGCAGAAAGTCAGCGTCGGCGCGCCGGTGCGCATCGTCGTGGAAGGCGGCGCCGGCAGCGTGCTGCGCGGGCATATCGCCTCGGTCGGCCGCGCGGTGCGCAGCAAGTCGCAGGTGCAGCCGGTGCCGGTGCTGGATCTGGACGTGCAGCTCGACGATCCGCGCGCGCCGCTGCGACCGGGGCAGGCGGTGCGGGTGGAGATCGCGGCGCCGGTGGCGGCGAAGGGTGTGGCGCGATGA
- a CDS encoding clostripain-related cysteine peptidase, whose product MKSLGRALLATALFACCGAAIAGKIPSGAKATQAEWNVLVFMNGKNNLEQYTVHNWDQMAKVGSSDKVNILVEYGRIDGYYTGNGNWTGVKRYRVKKGDKPTAAGALMDLGRAKLNTDMGDKDTLAEFIKWGTEKYPAKRTMLVIWNHGQGFRAAPSQKSTHRSVSFDDQTGNALYNADVAAAIKTALGDKKLDIVSFDACLMAMIEPAYELRNRADFLVGSEELEPGEGWDYGFLAKLSAQPATTGAQSLGRFVVDSYRDYYTNNPSGHTTLSSIDLSKAGLVADALDSVAESLTTSTERQAARSARTGMTPYDGSLGVDIGGWLSLLKTKAIDADSKAAIGDAQAALALAVKANYSSGNNIGGRYKGDTGLAVFFPQSAKEFNSDTSSDGYKVSNTDRPISYVRESAWPGFLKTVFSAPTD is encoded by the coding sequence ATGAAATCCTTAGGTAGAGCATTACTCGCCACGGCACTGTTCGCGTGCTGCGGAGCGGCGATCGCCGGGAAAATTCCCAGCGGCGCGAAGGCCACCCAAGCCGAGTGGAACGTGCTGGTGTTCATGAACGGCAAGAACAATCTGGAACAGTACACCGTCCACAACTGGGACCAGATGGCCAAGGTCGGCAGCTCCGACAAGGTCAACATCCTGGTCGAATACGGCCGCATCGACGGCTACTACACCGGCAACGGCAACTGGACCGGGGTCAAGCGCTACCGCGTCAAGAAGGGCGACAAGCCGACCGCCGCCGGCGCGTTGATGGACCTGGGCCGGGCCAAGTTGAACACCGACATGGGCGATAAGGACACGCTGGCCGAGTTCATCAAGTGGGGGACCGAAAAGTATCCGGCCAAGCGCACCATGCTGGTGATCTGGAACCACGGCCAGGGCTTCCGCGCCGCGCCGAGCCAGAAATCCACCCATCGCTCGGTGTCCTTCGACGACCAAACCGGCAACGCGCTCTACAACGCCGACGTGGCCGCCGCGATCAAGACCGCGCTGGGCGACAAGAAGCTCGATATCGTCTCCTTCGATGCCTGCCTGATGGCGATGATCGAGCCGGCCTACGAGTTGCGCAACCGCGCCGACTTCCTGGTCGGCAGCGAGGAACTCGAGCCGGGCGAAGGTTGGGACTACGGCTTCCTCGCCAAGCTCAGCGCGCAGCCGGCTACCACCGGGGCCCAGTCCCTGGGCCGGTTCGTCGTCGACAGCTACCGCGACTACTACACCAACAATCCCAGCGGCCATACCACGCTGTCGTCGATCGATCTGAGCAAGGCCGGCCTGGTCGCCGACGCGCTCGATTCGGTCGCCGAAAGCCTGACCACCAGCACCGAGCGACAGGCCGCGCGTAGCGCGCGCACGGGCATGACGCCTTACGACGGGTCGCTGGGGGTGGACATCGGCGGCTGGCTGAGCCTGCTCAAGACCAAGGCGATCGACGCCGACAGCAAGGCCGCGATCGGCGACGCGCAAGCCGCGTTGGCGCTGGCGGTCAAGGCCAACTACAGCAGCGGCAACAACATCGGCGGCCGCTACAAGGGCGACACCGGCCTGGCCGTGTTCTTCCCGCAGAGCGCGAAGGAATTCAACTCCGACACGTCCAGCGACGGCTACAAGGTCAGCAACACCGACCGGCCGATCAGCTACGTGCGCGAATCGGCCTGGCCGGGCTTCCTGAAGACCGTGTTCTCGGCGCCGACCGACTGA
- a CDS encoding MHYT domain-containing protein, with translation MPLDHAIQCIHDPLLVILSYVVSVLGSFTALQLAIAIPNASGPARWRAVTAAGIAMGGGAIWAMHFIAMLACRMNVEVTYDLPITLGSAVVAVVSCMAGLGIAGTGVFNWGKLIIGGVLMGLGVTGMHYAGMAAMLMPADTVYDSTLVMASAAIAIVASIVALWLAFNLRGWGQMLGSALVMGVAVCGMHYTGMLAASFVPNQAGSAATAGGVSGGYLGVGIFVVTTALLAAVLTISLLRQRQRAMVRI, from the coding sequence ATGCCGCTCGATCACGCCATCCAATGCATCCATGACCCATTGCTGGTCATCCTCTCCTACGTAGTGTCGGTACTGGGCTCGTTCACCGCGCTGCAGCTGGCGATCGCGATTCCCAACGCGAGCGGCCCGGCGCGATGGCGCGCGGTCACCGCGGCCGGCATCGCGATGGGCGGCGGCGCGATCTGGGCCATGCACTTCATCGCCATGCTCGCCTGCCGCATGAACGTGGAGGTCACCTACGACCTGCCGATCACGCTGGGCTCGGCGGTGGTCGCGGTGGTTTCGTGCATGGCCGGACTGGGCATCGCCGGCACCGGCGTATTCAACTGGGGCAAGCTCATCATCGGCGGCGTGCTGATGGGCCTGGGCGTGACCGGCATGCACTACGCCGGCATGGCCGCGATGCTGATGCCGGCCGACACCGTCTACGACAGCACGCTGGTGATGGCTTCGGCGGCGATCGCGATCGTCGCCTCCATCGTCGCCCTGTGGCTGGCCTTCAACCTGCGCGGCTGGGGCCAGATGCTCGGCAGCGCGCTGGTGATGGGCGTGGCCGTGTGCGGCATGCACTACACCGGCATGCTCGCGGCCAGCTTCGTGCCGAACCAGGCCGGCAGCGCGGCCACCGCCGGCGGCGTCAGCGGCGGCTACCTGGGCGTGGGCATCTTCGTGGTCACCACCGCGCTGCTGGCGGCGGTGCTCACGATCAGCCTGCTGCGCCAGCGTCAGCGCGCGATGGTGCGGATCTGA
- a CDS encoding ABC transporter permease produces MSRALHWLPPIWREAVEELWRRRLRTLLTLLGMIFGVGAIVAMQAVGEGSRREALRLVESLGLNNLIAEAKPQDENSLRETRARSLGLSLADADAALAVVPGAQRYAAEKPIRTHSVFSDAGRSDAQASGVSPDYFDLSSLRIAKGRALTDADDRALAAVAVLGHQAAADLFPGVDPIGQDLKVNHVWLQVVGVLADRDLSKDQFEGVQLGLESNRVYVPLASARARFKFQPQEDEVDRFVLRLRDPSQLAAGARVLSTVLNQRHAGMSDFRLVVPQQLFQQHQKTQRMFRVVMGAIAGVSLLVGGIGIMNIMLANVLERRREIGLLRALGARRRDVIAQFLREATVICVSGAALGLLFGVALAYLIAAFAGWQVAWAPIPVLLSALFCAAVGLGFGVYPARQAARLDPIAALRHD; encoded by the coding sequence GTGAGCCGTGCCCTGCATTGGCTGCCGCCGATCTGGCGCGAAGCGGTCGAGGAACTGTGGCGGCGGCGTCTGCGTACCCTGCTGACCTTGCTCGGCATGATCTTCGGCGTCGGCGCGATCGTGGCGATGCAGGCGGTCGGCGAAGGCAGCCGGCGCGAAGCGCTGCGCCTGGTGGAAAGCCTGGGCCTCAACAATCTGATCGCCGAGGCCAAGCCGCAGGACGAAAACAGCCTGCGCGAAACCCGCGCGCGCAGCCTGGGCCTGAGCCTGGCCGACGCCGACGCCGCGCTCGCGGTGGTGCCCGGCGCGCAGCGCTACGCCGCGGAGAAACCCATCCGCACCCATTCGGTCTTCAGCGACGCCGGCCGCAGCGACGCCCAGGCCAGCGGCGTGAGCCCGGATTACTTCGACTTGTCGTCGCTGCGCATCGCCAAGGGCCGCGCCTTGACCGACGCCGACGATCGCGCCCTGGCCGCGGTGGCGGTGCTGGGCCATCAGGCGGCGGCGGATCTGTTTCCGGGCGTTGATCCCATCGGCCAGGACCTGAAGGTCAATCACGTGTGGCTGCAAGTGGTCGGTGTGCTGGCCGATCGCGACTTGAGCAAAGATCAGTTCGAAGGCGTGCAGTTGGGGCTGGAGAGCAACCGCGTGTACGTGCCGCTGGCCAGCGCGCGGGCACGATTCAAGTTCCAGCCGCAGGAGGACGAGGTCGATCGCTTCGTGCTGCGCTTGCGCGATCCTTCGCAACTGGCCGCCGGCGCGCGGGTGCTGTCGACCGTGCTCAATCAGCGCCACGCCGGCATGTCCGACTTCCGCCTGGTGGTGCCGCAGCAATTGTTCCAGCAGCATCAGAAGACGCAGCGCATGTTCCGCGTGGTGATGGGCGCGATCGCCGGCGTGAGCCTGTTGGTGGGCGGCATCGGCATCATGAACATCATGCTCGCCAACGTGCTGGAGCGGCGGCGCGAGATCGGCCTGCTGCGCGCGCTGGGCGCGCGGCGGCGCGACGTGATCGCGCAGTTCCTGCGCGAGGCGACGGTGATCTGCGTGTCGGGCGCGGCGCTGGGATTGTTGTTCGGGGTCGCGCTGGCGTATCTGATCGCCGCCTTCGCCGGCTGGCAGGTGGCGTGGGCGCCGATCCCGGTGTTGCTGTCGGCGCTGTTCTGCGCCGCGGTGGGCTTGGGCTTCGGTGTGTATCCGGCGCGGCAGGCGGCCAGGCTGGACCCGATCGCGGCGCTGCGCCACGACTGA
- a CDS encoding HlyD family secretion protein — MRASLVVGAALSSLAGAACAAVLTGEVRSVGAQVIYTPQSNSAPVAIRYFVPEGQSVKAGEVVLRIDPGQAGTQIPELEAKIEQARAKAAKELAELEVKAVDAEVAVAEAEAALATAKIEAAIPRTLISQLDYDRHQGDLDKTTRENRLKHELLDTARAAVARRRSDGQLEVDKLVIQRDYYAALLRQSEVRAERDGVVLHGFNNNWIGGRIDEGSSTMPGSRAGEVVGSGGGMQVRAWALEPDRRGLRVGQRVQLSFDALPRQRLQATIRAIAGAPDRKSEWGEGRYFTIDIDLPPRHGLPLLPGMSVRVTAASAAPSAGAQR; from the coding sequence GTGCGCGCATCCCTCGTCGTCGGCGCGGCGCTGTCCTCGCTCGCGGGCGCGGCCTGCGCCGCGGTGCTGACCGGCGAGGTGCGCTCGGTCGGCGCGCAGGTGATCTATACGCCGCAATCCAACAGCGCGCCGGTGGCGATCCGCTATTTCGTGCCCGAAGGCCAGTCGGTCAAGGCCGGCGAGGTGGTGCTGCGCATCGATCCGGGCCAGGCCGGCACGCAGATCCCCGAACTCGAAGCCAAGATCGAGCAGGCGCGGGCCAAGGCGGCGAAGGAACTGGCCGAACTCGAGGTCAAGGCGGTCGATGCCGAAGTCGCGGTGGCCGAAGCCGAAGCCGCGCTGGCCACGGCCAAGATCGAGGCGGCGATTCCGCGCACGCTGATCTCGCAACTGGACTACGACCGCCATCAGGGCGATCTGGACAAGACCACGCGCGAAAACCGGCTCAAGCACGAACTGCTCGACACCGCCCGCGCTGCGGTCGCGCGGCGCCGCAGCGACGGCCAACTGGAAGTGGACAAGCTGGTCATCCAGCGCGATTACTACGCCGCGCTGCTGCGTCAGTCGGAAGTGCGCGCCGAACGCGACGGCGTGGTCCTGCACGGATTCAACAACAACTGGATCGGCGGACGCATCGACGAAGGCAGCTCGACCATGCCTGGCAGTCGCGCCGGCGAAGTGGTCGGCAGCGGCGGCGGCATGCAGGTGCGCGCCTGGGCGCTGGAACCGGACCGGCGCGGCCTGCGGGTCGGCCAGCGCGTGCAGCTGAGTTTCGACGCCCTGCCGCGCCAGCGCCTGCAAGCGACGATCCGCGCGATCGCCGGCGCGCCGGACCGCAAATCCGAATGGGGCGAAGGCCGTTACTTCACCATCGACATCGATCTGCCGCCCAGGCACGGACTGCCGCTGTTGCCGGGCATGAGCGTGCGGGTGACCGCCGCCAGCGCCGCGCCCAGCGCCGGAGCGCAGCGATGA
- a CDS encoding efflux RND transporter periplasmic adaptor subunit: MVIGLFGWLLPALWLSGCAGDIAPAATETLTQAPLQLSVRGEGELKSAKSTPLNVPGRNWAARQVEWMLPEGSAVKKGDLIARFSAEQGKQELAQTLIDVQRNLLARAAKQGDLETAQSKVAVDLAQVAVQLGIADRYASADLSTMARNEVLDAVQDRRFLTEKRETLQWQRGQSGARGGAELAVLDAQRATFDIAAKTRQADLDALELRAPNDGVLMLTSNWSGEKPNIGATLRAGFDYGSLPDASAMELDLSLPQIEAQGIHVGNAVEMFPVGRPEQKILSKLSWVASAAKVRSQESPVKYLSMKAPIPAEAIARYKLVPGQRLQARVILFDARALSVANVAIDSDDGRDYVRVRDGGDFLRREIKLGVRGPARSQVLSGLRAGDEVLLAEAGAIETAAPPKEPSGNDAGASKPAARATPAARP; this comes from the coding sequence GTGGTTATCGGCCTCTTCGGTTGGCTCCTCCCCGCGCTGTGGCTGAGCGGCTGCGCCGGCGACATCGCCCCCGCGGCGACCGAAACCCTGACGCAGGCGCCGCTGCAACTGAGCGTGCGCGGCGAGGGCGAACTCAAATCGGCCAAGTCCACGCCGCTGAACGTGCCCGGCCGCAACTGGGCGGCGCGTCAGGTCGAGTGGATGCTGCCCGAAGGCAGCGCGGTCAAGAAAGGCGACCTGATCGCGCGCTTCTCGGCCGAACAAGGCAAGCAGGAACTCGCCCAGACCCTGATCGACGTGCAGCGCAATCTGCTCGCGCGCGCGGCCAAGCAGGGCGATCTGGAAACCGCGCAGAGCAAGGTCGCGGTCGATCTGGCCCAGGTCGCGGTGCAGCTGGGCATCGCCGACCGCTACGCCAGCGCCGACCTGAGCACGATGGCGCGCAACGAAGTGCTCGACGCCGTGCAGGACCGGCGCTTTCTGACCGAGAAACGCGAGACCCTGCAATGGCAGCGCGGCCAGTCCGGCGCGCGCGGCGGCGCGGAACTGGCGGTGCTCGACGCGCAGCGCGCGACCTTCGACATCGCCGCCAAGACCCGCCAGGCCGACCTGGACGCGCTGGAGCTGCGCGCGCCCAACGACGGCGTGCTGATGCTGACGAGCAACTGGTCCGGCGAAAAACCCAATATCGGCGCGACGCTGCGCGCGGGCTTCGACTACGGCAGCCTGCCCGACGCCTCGGCGATGGAGCTGGATCTGAGCCTGCCGCAGATCGAAGCGCAAGGCATCCATGTCGGCAACGCCGTGGAGATGTTTCCGGTCGGCCGGCCCGAGCAGAAGATTCTCAGCAAACTGTCCTGGGTCGCCAGCGCGGCCAAGGTGCGCAGCCAGGAAAGCCCGGTGAAGTATCTGAGCATGAAGGCGCCGATTCCGGCCGAGGCGATCGCGCGCTACAAACTGGTGCCGGGGCAACGGCTGCAGGCGCGGGTGATTTTGTTCGACGCGCGCGCCTTGAGCGTGGCCAACGTGGCGATCGACAGCGACGACGGCCGCGACTACGTGCGCGTGCGCGACGGCGGCGATTTCCTGCGCCGCGAGATCAAGCTGGGCGTGCGCGGGCCGGCGCGCTCGCAGGTGCTGTCGGGCCTGCGCGCCGGCGATGAAGTCTTGCTGGCCGAGGCCGGCGCGATCGAAACCGCGGCGCCACCGAAAGAACCCTCGGGCAACGATGCCGGCGCGAGCAAGCCGGCCGCGCGCGCGACCCCGGCGGCGCGACCGTGA
- a CDS encoding ketosteroid isomerase-related protein, translated as MKIDGTRLHDRATEVVLSYYAAFNRGDWAGMLATLGEGVVHDLNQGARESGREAFAAFIERMARHYREQLRDIVVMVSPDGVRAAAEYVVHGEYLLTDPGLPEARGQRYVLPGGAFFEIREGKIERVTNYYNLDHWVAQVGG; from the coding sequence ATGAAGATCGACGGCACCCGTCTGCACGACCGCGCCACCGAAGTGGTGCTGTCCTATTACGCCGCCTTCAATCGCGGCGACTGGGCCGGCATGCTCGCCACCCTCGGCGAGGGCGTCGTGCACGATCTCAACCAGGGCGCGCGCGAATCCGGCCGCGAGGCCTTCGCCGCGTTCATCGAGCGCATGGCGCGGCATTACCGCGAGCAGCTGCGCGATATCGTGGTGATGGTGTCGCCCGACGGCGTCCGCGCGGCGGCGGAGTATGTGGTCCACGGCGAGTATCTGCTGACCGATCCCGGCCTGCCCGAAGCGCGCGGCCAGCGCTATGTGCTGCCGGGCGGCGCGTTCTTCGAAATCCGCGAGGGCAAGATCGAGCGGGTGACCAACTACTACAACCTCGATCACTGGGTCGCCCAGGTCGGCGGTTGA
- a CDS encoding efflux transporter outer membrane subunit produces MRNLKFPAIAVLTLALAACAVGPDYVRPTLSTPDKFARGDAQAATDGTVAPEPDAEFWRGFNDPLLTRLVEESLSANHDLRIALSNYDRANALLRGAKFDRFPTITGSASGSDTRSSSDQMPGASNSARDNESYSAQANVSWELDVFGRVRRNIESQRADAWASAADLQAMQVSIVGEVARSYVELRGLQERLRVARENAENQTETLRLVQARFDAGRGTEFDTSRARAQLEATLARVPNLEAQVAITEHRLAVLTGQTPDALIAELDQAGALPALPQRLDAGTPGELLRRRPDVAAAEHRLHAATARIGVATADLFPRFTLSGLIGSQAIDTSALFERASETRLVALGIDWSFLDIGRVRSRIKAADATAEGELARYQQSVLLALEDTENALVRYARARVEDQHLERAAQDSLKAAKLARVRYEAGAADLFEVLDAERTQLQAQDAFADGRTRSVTGAISLYKAMAGGWPGREPVREGVARN; encoded by the coding sequence ATCGCCGTGCTGACGCTCGCGCTGGCCGCCTGCGCCGTCGGTCCGGACTATGTCCGGCCGACCCTGTCCACGCCGGACAAGTTCGCCCGCGGCGATGCGCAAGCGGCCACCGACGGCACCGTCGCGCCCGAACCCGACGCCGAGTTCTGGCGCGGCTTCAACGACCCGCTGCTGACGCGGCTGGTCGAGGAATCGCTGTCGGCCAATCACGATCTGCGTATCGCCCTGTCCAACTACGATCGCGCCAACGCTCTGTTGCGCGGCGCCAAGTTCGACCGCTTCCCGACCATCACCGGCAGCGCCAGCGGCAGCGACACGCGTTCGAGCTCCGACCAGATGCCGGGCGCGTCGAACTCGGCGCGCGATAACGAGAGCTACAGCGCGCAGGCCAACGTGAGCTGGGAACTGGACGTGTTCGGCCGGGTGCGCCGCAACATCGAATCCCAGCGCGCCGACGCCTGGGCCAGCGCCGCCGATCTGCAGGCGATGCAGGTGTCGATCGTCGGCGAAGTGGCGCGCAGCTATGTCGAGTTGCGCGGCCTGCAGGAACGTCTGCGGGTCGCGCGCGAAAACGCCGAGAACCAGACCGAGACCCTGCGCCTGGTGCAGGCGCGCTTCGACGCCGGACGCGGCACCGAGTTCGATACTTCGCGCGCGCGCGCTCAACTCGAAGCCACCTTGGCGCGGGTGCCGAACCTGGAAGCCCAGGTCGCGATCACCGAGCACCGTCTGGCGGTGTTGACCGGGCAGACGCCGGACGCGCTGATCGCCGAGCTGGATCAGGCCGGCGCGTTGCCGGCGCTGCCGCAACGTCTCGACGCCGGCACGCCGGGCGAACTGCTGCGCCGCCGTCCCGACGTCGCCGCGGCCGAACACCGGTTGCACGCGGCGACCGCGCGCATCGGCGTGGCCACCGCCGATCTGTTCCCGCGCTTCACCCTGAGCGGGCTGATCGGTTCGCAGGCCATAGACACGTCCGCCTTGTTCGAACGCGCCAGCGAAACCCGCCTGGTCGCGCTGGGCATCGACTGGTCGTTCCTGGACATCGGCCGCGTGCGTTCGCGCATCAAGGCCGCCGACGCGACCGCCGAAGGCGAGCTGGCGCGCTATCAGCAAAGCGTGCTGCTGGCGCTGGAAGATACCGAGAACGCCCTGGTGCGCTATGCGCGCGCCCGCGTCGAGGACCAGCACCTGGAGCGCGCCGCGCAGGACAGCCTGAAGGCCGCCAAGCTCGCCCGCGTGCGCTACGAGGCCGGCGCCGCCGACCTGTTCGAAGTGCTCGATGCCGAACGCACGCAGCTGCAGGCGCAGGACGCCTTCGCCGATGGCCGCACCCGCAGCGTCACCGGCGCGATCTCGCTGTACAAGGCGATGGCCGGCGGCTGGCCGGGCCGCGAGCCGGTGCGCGAAGGCGTGGCGCGCAATTGA
- a CDS encoding pyridoxal-phosphate dependent enzyme — protein sequence MNNLSAPQGIEPASAVADPAAPTYSDILAAAARIAPHAHATPVMRSRVIDEAAGCELHFKCENLQRGGAFKFRGACNAVFSLSDEEVARGIVTQSSGNHGGAIALAARLRGGRATVVAPHNTPKVKLAAIRAYGADIVHCEPEQSARDAATAQVLARTGGVLVHPFNDPRVIAGQGTATLELLASAPQLDTVIAPVSGGGLLSGTAIAAHGHDPSIAVYGAEPEGARDAHDSLLEGRRITGRKTDTVCDGLRAELGTLTFPILRSHLRDICLVDDRQVIAAMRLIWERMKLVVEPSGAVPLAVVLAYPALFAGRRVGLIVSGGNVDLDLAAQWFAPQTL from the coding sequence ATGAACAATCTCTCCGCTCCGCAAGGCATCGAGCCCGCCTCCGCCGTCGCCGATCCGGCCGCGCCGACCTATTCCGATATCCTCGCCGCGGCCGCGCGCATCGCCCCGCATGCGCATGCCACGCCGGTCATGCGCTCGCGCGTGATCGACGAAGCCGCCGGCTGCGAGCTGCACTTCAAATGCGAGAACCTGCAACGCGGCGGCGCGTTCAAGTTCCGCGGCGCCTGCAATGCGGTGTTCTCGCTCAGCGACGAGGAAGTCGCGCGCGGCATCGTCACCCAGAGCTCGGGCAACCACGGCGGCGCCATCGCCCTGGCCGCGCGCCTGCGCGGCGGCCGCGCCACCGTGGTCGCGCCGCACAACACCCCCAAAGTCAAGCTCGCCGCGATCCGCGCCTACGGCGCCGACATCGTCCATTGCGAACCCGAGCAGTCCGCGCGCGACGCCGCCACCGCTCAGGTGCTGGCGCGCACCGGCGGCGTGCTGGTGCATCCGTTCAACGATCCGCGCGTGATCGCCGGCCAAGGCACGGCCACGCTGGAGCTCCTGGCCAGCGCGCCGCAACTGGACACCGTGATCGCGCCGGTCAGCGGCGGCGGACTGCTGTCGGGCACCGCGATCGCCGCGCACGGCCACGATCCGTCCATCGCCGTCTACGGCGCCGAGCCCGAGGGCGCCCGCGACGCCCACGATTCGCTGCTCGAAGGCCGCCGCATCACCGGCCGCAAGACCGACACCGTCTGCGACGGCCTGCGCGCGGAACTGGGCACGCTCACCTTTCCTATCCTTCGCTCACACCTGCGCGACATCTGCCTGGTCGATGATCGCCAGGTCATCGCCGCCATGCGCTTGATCTGGGAGCGCATGAAGCTGGTGGTCGAGCCGTCCGGCGCGGTGCCGCTGGCGGTGGTGCTGGCCTATCCGGCGTTGTTCGCGGGCCGTCGCGTCGGCCTGATCGTGTCCGGCGGCAACGTCGATCTGGATCTGGCGGCGCAATGGTTCGCGCCGCAAACGCTTTGA
- a CDS encoding V4R domain-containing protein produces the protein MVDVEFRVVSDRRDGLLLALGQVVIANGFTLLRQRMLNSDEGVVLVMVVRGPADALLMLEEKLGTHHLVQSFEASPYEPAPSAPAAAPAPVARNNGNGNGHAGQTSAAAAPVAPAGAAGGHAAAPIDTQRVETLLPQLARNYPNILLQLVALERELPPAQREATLRYIGQRVGAWVYKRDFALGGQLPLADSVRRIALPAMRQLVQAELHEDVLKVRNSPFCHRGESGECCHFLRGMLGGLLEGQHGAHVHVVESQCRNTGAETCRFEFES, from the coding sequence ATGGTGGATGTCGAGTTTCGCGTGGTGTCCGACCGCCGCGACGGCCTCTTGCTCGCCTTGGGGCAGGTGGTCATCGCGAACGGATTCACCCTGCTGCGCCAGCGCATGCTCAACAGCGATGAAGGCGTGGTGCTGGTCATGGTCGTGCGGGGTCCGGCCGATGCCTTGCTGATGCTCGAAGAGAAGCTGGGCACGCATCATCTGGTGCAGAGCTTCGAGGCTTCGCCGTACGAGCCCGCGCCGAGCGCGCCGGCGGCCGCGCCGGCTCCGGTCGCGCGCAACAACGGCAATGGCAATGGTCACGCGGGACAGACGTCCGCGGCTGCTGCGCCGGTCGCGCCGGCGGGTGCGGCGGGGGGGCACGCGGCTGCGCCTATTGATACGCAGCGCGTGGAAACGCTACTACCCCAGTTGGCGCGCAACTACCCCAACATCCTGCTGCAGCTGGTCGCGCTGGAACGCGAACTGCCGCCGGCGCAGCGCGAGGCGACCTTGCGCTACATCGGCCAGCGCGTCGGCGCCTGGGTCTACAAACGCGATTTCGCCCTCGGCGGACAGCTGCCGCTGGCCGACTCGGTGCGCCGCATCGCCCTGCCGGCGATGCGCCAGCTGGTCCAGGCCGAACTGCACGAGGACGTGCTCAAGGTCCGCAACAGCCCTTTCTGCCATCGCGGCGAGAGCGGCGAATGCTGCCATTTCCTGCGCGGCATGCTCGGCGGGCTGCTGGAAGGCCAGCACGGCGCCCACGTGCACGTCGTGGAAAGCCAATGCCGCAACACCGGCGCGGAGACGTGCCGGTTCGAATTCGAAAGCTGA